The Manihot esculenta cultivar AM560-2 chromosome 8, M.esculenta_v8, whole genome shotgun sequence genomic interval GTATGTATTAAATTCATCACCTTGCATAGGATagaaaatgaataatttttgtTTAGGAATGTCAATGGTTATATATACTGTGTATTTATAAATAAGGAATGTCAATTGTTTCTTGTTGGCTTCTCCATTATTGCTGAACTGTTTCGTGGCGAGGCTTTTTCTGGTGTTGAATCAAAGAAACTGGAACTTAGCTTCCAGATGTTCATTAAAATGTTTACAGAATATTCTATTTGCTGCAGCTTGAAAATGCCACGATATGATGATCGATCTGCCAGTACTCGTCTCTATGTTGGTCATCTGGCATCTCGTACAAGATCTAGAGACCTTGAATACCTCTTCAGCAAATATGGAAGGTAACCTTTAGTTGTGTGTTAAAATTTGGGTGTATTGGCTCAGAGTAGTAAATATTGTTTTCTTCCTCTTCCATGAAATATTTTACCTTCTTTAAATGTGCTCCTTAGCCTACGTAATTCCATTCAATGATGCTGCCAATGCCAATTTGAGTCTTCCTTGCTATCTTATGCAGCTCACTATTCTTTTGATTGAATAAATTCTTGGATTATTAATTATTGGTCAAACGGGGTACAGTTTTCCTCCTGAAAATAGTTAGGGACAAGTAGCTCCTCAGCAGTTTGTGTTAACTGTCATGTTATCTTTGTGGGAATCTTGTGACCCTTGGtgtcatttttttttaaccTGAATGATCTTGTTGAAGGTTTCTGGGCTTTTGCCTTACCTGGAGGCCTATGGTGAGAGGGTTGCCATGGTGGAATTGGTGGAAATTCTTGCCGAGTTATAGGAAACTGTGGCGATACTTTCTATTATGTTATTGCGTGTTTTTATGGAATTGGCAACAATCTCAAACTGGTGTTTAGTTCGTCTGTGAGGGGTGAAGTATCATACACTTGCAGTACTTAAGTAATGATGGCCTTACTGTTTGTGGAAACCGTTTCGCAGAGTACGAGATGTGGATATGAAGCGCGACTATGCATTTGTTGTAAGTGATTTTCCTTGTTTTCTCCTTGGCATTATGTCTTTGAAGTTTGGTTGAGCATGTTGTGAAAAATATAGAATGCTTTTTTGGTTGTGTTCTTACCATTTTAAACAGGAATTTAGTGATCCTCGAGATGCTGATGATGCCAGATATCACTTGGATGGTAAGGAATTTGATGGCAGCCGTATTGTTGTAGAGTTTGCTAGGGGGGTaggtttttctctctctctctctctctctcttttttttttgtaaaaaaaacaTTCTTTAGGTAAAATATTTGTTGGCTTTAAAATTGGCATAATCTGTTATTAATTCAGAGTGGCCAGAGTTGTTTTGTTGTATTTCAGAAATTTTTATTGTTGTTCATAATTGCTTCTGAAAATCGTATGATGTAATGTACCCTCCCATTCATGAAGTTTGTTGGTAatcattaatcaaataaaaatttgtgTTTATTTCCAATGTGATTAGGTACCTCGTGGTTCTCGAGAATATATGAGCAGGGGTCCTCCTCCAGGCTCTGGACGTTGCTTTAATTGTGGCATAGATGGCCATTGGGCTCGAGATTGCAAAGCTGGAGACTGGAAGAATAAATGTTATCGTTGTGGAGAGAGAGGCCATGTAGAGAGGAACTGCAAGAGCAGTCCCAAGAAACTGAGGTAACTCTGTTTTCTTTAGATCTATCCAATGCTATCCCACATTCCAGTTTTGGTTTTCTATTTTGTCTTCAATGAAATCATTCCCTGCAGATGTTCAATGCTTTTAAGTGCCTTTAATTTGCTATTGCATGCTCTACCTATATTGCAGACGTGATCGGAGTTACTCTAGATCACCAGCTAGATCTCACTCTCCTCACCGTGGTAGAAGTCGTAGCCCTAGTTACAGCAGAGGTCGAAGTTACAGGTAAGTTGACTTTAGCCAGTGACCAAATGCTCATCGACTTTGTTAGATTgtatctttctctctcttttccatTGCATTAACTGAAATTCCTGTTTGTCAGTCGATCAAGATCTCCACCAAAGAGAGAACCAAGTGTTGAGAACGAGGACAGGTCCCTGAGCCATGAGCCGAAGAATGGTGTTGCCTCCAAGAGTAGGAAGCACAGCCTAACGCCAGATGATGGCAGCTCACGCCCTTCTCCCAAAGCCCAGAAACTGGATGACCTGCAAGACAGACCAGAATATAGTGGTAGCCCGAGGAGGAGCAGAAGCCCTGAAAGACAGAGCCCTGGAGACATGAGATATGGTAGTGCAGCTCAAACTAATGGTCGCAGCTGCAGTCCCAGTCCTAGGGATGAAGGAAGCCCTGTTGATAATTAGGAGGACAACCGGAACACTGCAAGAGGCAGCGGGTCACCCTAGAAGTATGGCATAATGGAGATGGAAGTTCTTCGGTTGCACATGCTCATCTGCAACACCTTGCGTTTTCCTGTTCGATTTGAGCAATTGTAATCAGTTGATATGCTTCAGTAAGTACGAAATTGTACTGAACTGAAGGGCTTGACTTGAATTGAGGAAGCATATTTTGAATTTTCTGTATTGGGAGCTAGACTTGTTAattgatttgataattttactttttttgtcGGGATTTAGAATATATAATCCTGGGGAATATGGAAGTGAGCAGGAATTTAAATCAGCCACTTCACAGATATTGAGTGCAGGTCTTAAGAAAGAGAACTGGTAGTTTTAGAGTTAACTGTTACTCGTGCTCTTCTTGCTAGGACTTCAGCCATTTGTCCAACGAAAAGAGTGAGGACTAATtacttacattttcaaaaaagaaaaaaaaagagttcaCGATACTTTTCTATAGATGACCGTATGTGTTGAAGAGGTGAAGGAGAGCTTTCCCTCAAAGGGTGTATGTGGCTTTCAGTTTTTCATTTGCAGATCAAACACCTACGTGGTGGGGAGTTGTTCTTGTGGAATTGCCTGCTTAATGCCTCTTGCATTGTGTCGTCCTAAGCGTGGCCCATGGAAGAGTTTGAGAGGCTTAAATGCAGCGGTTGCTGCTTGTCTCAGGGTACTCTTCCTCGACTCATTGCTGTAGAGAATATTCCTTTTCTACTTTGTTGGGAGTTGTACATGTGCATATCTGAAGTCGAAGATGAGTCTCCAGTCTTGTTCTTACTGGGTTTGCAATTGTTTGCTTGCAGGTTGAGTCTTCGTTTTTTCCTTTATCAACCACAACAAGGGATAGAATTGATGGTAATTAGTGGGATACAGTTCAAAAGACACAATTGGAACAGCAAAGGGACATCACCTTTCCCCTTTGCCATTGAAGTAGTATTCTAGGTATCCTCTCCATAGTTGCTTCTGCTTCTCCTTAGTTGGTATTTGGTTTGAGTGCCTCTGTTTAGTTGAGCCTAAGTCTTTTGATCCCTTGTTTTTTGGATGCTCTTGTCCTCGTCAAGACACCGAAATCTGGTAGTTGAAGGTACTTGACTACGGCGCTGCAGGAACAACGATTTCCTCTTGTTGTTTCTAAGCTTGAATTAGTATTCTGTTGAGGCGTTGCTTTCTAAGTTACGGCTGTAATAATTGTGTCCATTATGGACAGGTTTTAAACCTTTAGTCCAGCTTGCGTTTAATTAAGCATTCAACAACTTAAACAACCACATCTTTTAAAGCTTTTATAACATATCACAGTGTtttaataaaaaggaaaaaaggaaaaagtttaATTGTATTCGCTCATAATTAGAGATGTTGGCTGTTAAGATATTTTGCtgtaataaatttcattaattagatataattgataaaaaataataaaaaaaagaatttttgtgtgtaatataaaaaatataatatatttaagtatgagtcaataaattttataagacAGATTGCCtatgcaaaataaaatattatgttgtaaaaatgaaagaaaaaaaaaagaatgtatTTTCAGTAAAAGCATTCTATAAACATGAAGACAAATaaagattatttttttacattgtatttatttattttttctcttttattatagtattttaattttttttatttatttaagttgaagtttttttttttgaagtcaaTTTAAGTTGACgttatagtatttaatttttaattttattgatgaacatttgatatttttatacagaatcatgatattttatttttcaaatttatttttatttaattttagatatttatttttaattttaaaagaaaattgaacatggtattaaaatttccttttaatttttcatcagTAGTATCATAGcatccttttaattttttaacagtGTTAATCAGAGCTTATTTTCTATAGTGGTATTAGAACCCAAATAGtctttaagaatttttttttttcaaatcttttATGGCTATATTTTGTTGAAATAAAgcttaatttttcatttatttagttGGGAGGTTATCtaataaaacttaattttttatttattttgttgggAGGTTATTTAAATTTGTAAGGGACTTATAAGTATATAAACTATAAAAGAATAGATTTGTACGTCtataaactaatttaaatttataataaatctatatatttttaaactatATTTTATACCATCACGTCATATTTTTAAACTGTGATTTCATATCAATATATTTCTAAACtgctaaaaaaaaaatctttgttAAAAGGAATTCATAGACTGTATAAACTTTTATTGAAGAGATTCAATGTATGAGcataaattgtaaaaaataaattattgaaggGATTGACATGTCTATAAACTACATAAACCTTTGTTGAAAGAACCAATGCACATTTATAAATTGCTGAAATTTATAACTTTGTTGTTCAAAGATAGTTTGTTGTTTGATGGGACATAGCAAAAATctgttaatattattatatttttagatatctaattttaattttaaatatttaattttagtattatgATATCTACTTTATcctagtgattttttttttactgcaATTAAGAAAGAGATTCATAATTGACAATATAATTCTCAAAGAAAAGTACCGGCAGTTAGAGATATTTTGCTTCAGTGAGTTTGTTTGATTTGTATGTATTTAAtgaaaagttaaataaaaaaaaatggatgtgtaaaataagaaatataatCATACGTATGagtagttaaattttataagacttttccttttttttacgAAAAGAACACGAGAGagtgtattttttataaaaagcattctagaaaaataaaaaataaaaaaaaaatcttagaattattttatttttataattaaaatttatttttttaatttttttatattttaaatcttttaatatatatttattaaaattgaagttACAATATTTGAtccttaattttattatggaaaattttatattttttaaatttattgttatctaattttaaatatttaatttcaattttaagcATTTTTTTTCTCTGTTTTAAATAACATCAaagtttccttttatttttcaataatgatatcataattttctttttcatttttcaacaATGATACGCAGAACACATTTTTAATTCCAACAAGAGAGGTCATATCTTAGTCCAAAAAATTATGGAAACAgattagttaattttataaaaactaatgGATTTAATTGTAATTCTTTCTTACAAACTCCACCACTCATCTTATATCGAGGTCATCTAGGTTATAGCCAAACATTAATCCGATTAATGTCCTACTCTTGCGCCATCACTCCTCCGTCCTCTATTAACGCCTGCATCTCGGCAGCCCACCGGCCATGGCATAGCGGAAAGAATAAGGCCAGGCCTCAGGCGAAGACCAACGAGCAGCTATGGCGCTGTGTGGAAGCATGCGGTGCATGCTGCAAGCTCGCCAAGGGCCCATCCTTCGCCACTCCTGAAGAAATCTTCACGGACCCTTCTGATATTGAGGTATGTTAATACTATCAATATATGCCCAAATTTCAAGTTCAAAGAAGGAACGACGAAAACTTTCGGCAACTTACTTGTAGTAACTTGTTTTCTGTCAGCTTTACAGAAGCTTAATAGGCCCAGATGGATGGTGTATCCACTTTGACAAAAGCACTCGCAAGTGCTCTATTTACCCAGGTAAGTTTTTATCACTCATAACATTTATTGTGAAATCTACAAATTTGGCTCCTCCTATACTTCTTGTTTTCCGGATTCTTCTTTCTTTATATAGATCGTCCATATTTTTGTCGCGTGGAGCCAGATGTGTTTCTCTCACTTTATGGAATTGGCAAGAAGAAATTCAACAAAGAGGCTTGCAGGTCAACCCATGTACTCATCATCTCAATTCTCAACTATTTTGTTTTGTGATTCTGCAGTTGACACCACCTTTTTCTTGCAGATGCTGTCGAGACACTATTAAGGCAGTCTATGGTTCTCAGTCCAAGGAGTTGGATAATTTCAACAGCTCCTTGAACAGATAGTCTTCTGCTCAAATTCAGATTCCCATTGGCTGTCTGCATACTACAGTCTGAATTTATGAGGGACAATAGTaggcaaaaaaagaaaaaaaaaattgcagcaCAGACATCATCCTGTTCTCCctctgttttcttttttctctcttctgCCACAAACATAGGAAAAGCTAAGGAGGGATGCTACTTCACTTGCCAAAAGCCTTGCAACTGTGCTCAATGTGATATTTTCATGACTTGTTACCGCACAACTTTCTGTCTTCTACATGTAATATTTTCCATCTTTGTGATTGAAATATAACTTTACATGCCACATACAGATGATAGTGGAGTGCGACAATGCCATGGCCATTGATCTCCTGAGTTATGCAAACAAGGTTAATCCAATTACGTCTAACATTTTGGAAGAGATTCACAGGGCCAGAGATTTCGGTTGTCTTCAATCACATTTTTCGTGAAGTCAATTCGTGTGCTGATTATTTGGCATCGAAAATTCAAGTCCAGATAGAGGTTCTGGA includes:
- the LOC110621191 gene encoding uncharacterized protein LOC110621191 isoform X2; this translates as MSYSCAITPPSSINACISAAHRPWHSGKNKARPQAKTNEQLWRCVEACGACCKLAKGPSFATPEEIFTDPSDIELYRSLIGPDGWCIHFDKSTRKCSIYPGKFLSLITFIVKSTNLAPPILLVFRILLSLYRSSIFLSRGARCVSLTLWNWQEEIQQRGLQMLSRHY
- the LOC110621237 gene encoding serine/arginine-rich splicing factor RS2Z32 — protein: MPRYDDRSASTRLYVGHLASRTRSRDLEYLFSKYGRVRDVDMKRDYAFVEFSDPRDADDARYHLDGKEFDGSRIVVEFARGVPRGSREYMSRGPPPGSGRCFNCGIDGHWARDCKAGDWKNKCYRCGERGHVERNCKSSPKKLRRDRSYSRSPARSHSPHRGRSRSPSYSRGRSYSRSRSPPKREPSVENEDRSLSHEPKNGVASKSRKHSLTPDDGSSRPSPKAQKLDDLQDRPEYSGSPRRSRSPERQSPGDMRYGSAAQTNGRSCSPSPRDEGSPVDN
- the LOC110621191 gene encoding uncharacterized protein LOC110621191 isoform X3, which produces MSYSCAITPPSSINACISAAHRPWHSGKNKARPQAKTNEQLWRCVEACGACCKLAKGPSFATPEEIFTDPSDIELYRSLIGPDGWCIHFDKSTRKCSIYPDRPYFCRVEPDVFLSLYGIGKKKFNKEACRCCRDTIKAVYGSQSKELDNFNSSLNR